A stretch of DNA from Gimesia chilikensis:
CATATGCCCGGTAACGGGACGCCAGCATACAGCGATGACAGGCTTTGGTCCGCTTCGGGTGCGTAAAGGTGACTTCCGCAGCCATCCCTGCCATGTGAACCTGTGCACAAAGGCTGGGGACCTGATACTTGATCGCCAGACGATTGATCTGCGCCTGAGCAGCAAACTGGTCTGTGAATCCACACAACAGGGTCGTCCTGGGGAACAACGGCCGGGATTGCGCTTTGCCATCAGGGCCCAGCCGGTATTCAGAGCCGATTGGCTCCCGCAACAGCTTTCGCAGTTCGTCCTCTTCAATCTCTTCCAGTCCCTTCTGGTACATCTCCACCTTCAGGTTGGGATTGATATCCTGTAATCGCTCCGCGAGCACTTCCACTTTGGGGCGTCCCAGGTCCTTCCGATAGACCTGTTGAGTCCCCAGGTTGGATTCAGTTACCATGTCAGGATCAATGAGCACCACCTCTCCAATCCCGGTTCGCACCACAGATTCTGCAAACTGAGCGGCACCTCCCGTACCCACAATCACTGCGCGACAAGCTGCCAGGTGCGGAATATCATAAGCCGTGTTCACACGCGCAAATGTTTCTCCCATGTCAGTCCATTCCCGTTTTTCCTGTTTGCTGTACTCTTTTTGCAAAGCTCTCCATCCTTTGTTGTTGAGCAGCCGATCTTCCGGCAACGATTCGTACATGCAGAAGGTTTCAGGAACAGAAACCCGGTCCTCCTGCTGAGGTACTTCGACAGGCTCCAGACTCTCGTTTTCCGTTTCACATTCAGAAGTCGTGAATTCGGTAGACATTACAATCTCCTTGGAAATAGTCACAATTCGGGCATCATTATCGTCACGCAAGGCTGCGTACGCATTGAATTCACAAGCATCAGTCGCAGTCTCTGGCAAGACAATGGGTAATAACAGATATGGCAATGAGGGGATCGCGTTCAGGATGCGAGCTGCATAGATACGATCACCGGTAGAGGGATATCCCATCGAACCAGGATGGCTATGCACAAATCCCATCAGGCGAATTCCCTGTTCATTCCATTCGGAAAGGACATGATTCAGCACAGAAGTGTCTGGCGAATAGGTTACCGCTGTGGTTGCCGCCCATTCATCAAACAGGAAGTGGGTCACTATACCGGTTTCGCGATCCCCTCCCAGCAGTCCCCCGGTCTCCGGGGACTTGACGCCAATCGAGTCGCGAATCTGTTCGTAGACTTCTTCTGTCATTTTCATAATGGGAAGTGAGGACTTTGCTGAGTGTTTCAAAGTCTCATCTTCCATTTCACGGGGCGAGAATGTCTGTTCCTGTTTTGATGTATCTCTGTGTCCGATCTGCCCAAAGAGCGGCGATTTGCATAACCGATTCTTTTGATGTTGGTTCTGGTGTCCAGCAGACATAATATCGATCTCCCTCCTGCAGGCGGTGTGAATCATGGAGAGATTCAGAACGGCCCTGGTAGTCGGGCTGGCTTACGATGTAGGCACGCCAGATCCCTTCCGGGAGACGTTCTATTGAAAAACCGTAGTCTTGCTCTCCATCTTTGGTTCTGTAATAAATCACGGGGCTACCTTTCCTGGCGAAAAGCCAATGAGAGAAGTGAGGCTGCGCATACACGCAGCCTCACTATGGAAGTGGACTCATCTCATAGCACGTGAAACGTTCCTGGCGGAATTTCGTCCTTATCAGAGGACTCGCCATGAAACGTGCCGGGAGGGATTTCATCTTTATCAGATGAATCGGAGTGATTCTTCTCAGGCTCCCCGGCAGCAAAGATTCCCCGCGGAATCACATCAATCCCCGCATGAGGGGGAGACGAAGGTGTCGACATGAGCATTCTCCTTCTGAGGGTTCTACCCTGATCTGTTTTGCCACTTTACAAAACGAAAATAATCAGGACTTCACTC
This window harbors:
- a CDS encoding ThiF family adenylyltransferase, producing the protein MSAGHQNQHQKNRLCKSPLFGQIGHRDTSKQEQTFSPREMEDETLKHSAKSSLPIMKMTEEVYEQIRDSIGVKSPETGGLLGGDRETGIVTHFLFDEWAATTAVTYSPDTSVLNHVLSEWNEQGIRLMGFVHSHPGSMGYPSTGDRIYAARILNAIPSLPYLLLPIVLPETATDACEFNAYAALRDDNDARIVTISKEIVMSTEFTTSECETENESLEPVEVPQQEDRVSVPETFCMYESLPEDRLLNNKGWRALQKEYSKQEKREWTDMGETFARVNTAYDIPHLAACRAVIVGTGGAAQFAESVVRTGIGEVVLIDPDMVTESNLGTQQVYRKDLGRPKVEVLAERLQDINPNLKVEMYQKGLEEIEEDELRKLLREPIGSEYRLGPDGKAQSRPLFPRTTLLCGFTDQFAAQAQINRLAIKYQVPSLCAQVHMAGMAAEVTFTHPKRTKACHRCMLASRYRAYEEQDFENTVTSDATPVFATERLNSIKGMVAMALLHAGVEHPRWSAIMGEIADRNLVLIRMAPASANSAEMSVFSRVFAEADQSRLAFDETIWLPQKPETGEGGNPRCIDCQQQSE